The following proteins come from a genomic window of Yinghuangia sp. ASG 101:
- a CDS encoding serine protease, which produces MLLAFGGVAALPGIGAAVEDAPQGPPKVIVGGTATTTDEHPWVVALSSRQTYGSDRSGQFCGGTLIAPDRVLTAAHCVVADDGTPANHPDLTVIQVRTDLGGTQGREVAVTAAHPNPSFDYASVEGDWAVLDLAEDLSGPVLPMVGQGENVYAADTPATVLGWGDTSGYGDYSSVLRQVTVPVTTDATCRSAYPGGSLGTYDAASMVCAGVPQGGKDACSADSGGPMVIGGRLAGIVSWGNGCALPRKPGVYTRVSAFVSDIQATAGASATAGSSASSGAGTAAGRVPPRPGSE; this is translated from the coding sequence GTGCTGCTCGCGTTCGGCGGCGTCGCGGCGCTGCCGGGGATCGGCGCGGCGGTCGAGGACGCGCCGCAAGGCCCGCCCAAGGTCATCGTCGGCGGCACCGCGACGACGACCGACGAACACCCGTGGGTGGTGGCCCTGTCCAGCCGCCAGACGTACGGCTCGGACCGCTCCGGGCAGTTCTGCGGCGGGACGCTCATCGCCCCGGACCGGGTGCTGACCGCGGCCCATTGCGTGGTCGCGGACGACGGCACCCCGGCGAACCACCCGGATCTCACGGTCATCCAGGTGCGCACGGACCTCGGGGGTACGCAGGGGCGCGAGGTCGCGGTGACCGCGGCGCACCCGAACCCGTCCTTCGACTACGCGAGCGTCGAGGGCGACTGGGCGGTCCTGGACCTGGCCGAGGACCTGTCCGGGCCGGTCCTGCCGATGGTCGGCCAGGGGGAGAACGTCTACGCGGCCGACACCCCGGCGACCGTCCTGGGCTGGGGGGACACGAGCGGTTACGGCGACTACTCGTCGGTGCTGCGCCAGGTCACCGTTCCGGTGACCACGGACGCGACGTGCCGGTCCGCGTACCCGGGAGGCTCGTTGGGGACGTACGACGCCGCGAGCATGGTCTGCGCGGGGGTGCCCCAGGGCGGCAAGGACGCGTGCAGCGCCGACAGCGGCGGCCCCATGGTGATCGGCGGGCGCCTGGCGGGCATCGTCTCGTGGGGCAACGGGTGCGCCCTGCCGCGCAAGCCCGGCGTCTACACGCGGGTCTCGGCCTTCGTGTCGGACATCCAGGCCACCGCCGGGGCGTCCGCGACCGCCGGATCCTCGGCGTCGTCCGGGGCCGGTACGGCGGCGGGGAGGGTGCCGCCGCGTCCGGGAAGTGAGTGA
- a CDS encoding ABC transporter permease has translation MTAIRYELTRLRTVRATWATAAGVIAVGAAATWIEARDLGSVPTAPGHAAQVITSGAPGAATPLAAVVVAFAAVLSCGREQRGAHLQTLLLTLPRRGRALAAKTVVTAVLAGCVAVLGLAVNALVADAVFGPGFRDLAWDQVPVPRLLAGYVVYLVFAAVLGLAIGVLTRGSAVAAVAVAALPWTVEPLIGRAADAVLAEPYRDWDAYLPFGAADRMLSTSGPGLAPGTGAVVFGCWTAIALLAAAVVFARRDAA, from the coding sequence GTGACCGCGATCCGCTACGAGCTGACCCGACTGCGGACCGTCCGCGCGACATGGGCGACCGCCGCCGGTGTGATCGCGGTGGGCGCCGCCGCGACCTGGATCGAGGCCCGCGACCTGGGGTCGGTCCCGACCGCGCCCGGCCACGCCGCGCAGGTGATCACCTCCGGCGCGCCCGGCGCGGCGACACCGCTGGCGGCGGTGGTCGTGGCGTTCGCCGCCGTCTTGTCGTGCGGCCGGGAGCAGCGCGGGGCGCACCTCCAGACCCTGCTGCTCACGCTGCCGCGCCGCGGCCGTGCCCTGGCGGCCAAGACCGTCGTGACCGCGGTGCTCGCGGGGTGCGTGGCGGTGCTGGGCCTCGCTGTCAACGCCCTGGTCGCGGACGCCGTGTTCGGCCCGGGGTTCCGCGACCTCGCCTGGGACCAGGTGCCCGTTCCGCGCCTGCTCGCCGGATACGTGGTCTATCTCGTCTTCGCCGCCGTGCTCGGTCTCGCGATCGGTGTCCTGACGCGCGGTTCGGCCGTCGCCGCGGTGGCCGTGGCCGCGCTGCCGTGGACTGTCGAGCCGCTCATCGGCCGTGCCGCCGACGCCGTCCTGGCCGAGCCGTATCGCGACTGGGACGCGTACCTGCCGTTCGGTGCGGCCGACCGCATGCTGTCGACGAGCGGGCCCGGACTGGCGCCGGGGACCGGGGCGGTGGTCTTCGGCTGCTGGACCGCCATCGCGTTGCTGGCAGCCGCGGTCGTTTTCGCCCGCCGCGACGCGGCGTGA
- a CDS encoding DUF7455 domain-containing protein — translation MNSVLTPASPLTAADRCDRCGAQAYLRVVLASGGELLFCAHHARKFEPELRKVAVEIQDETDRLTATPASASAEER, via the coding sequence GTGAATTCGGTTCTGACTCCCGCCAGTCCGTTGACGGCCGCCGACCGTTGTGACCGGTGCGGCGCACAGGCATACCTCCGGGTGGTTCTGGCCAGCGGTGGAGAGCTGCTGTTCTGTGCCCACCACGCACGCAAGTTCGAGCCCGAGCTTCGCAAGGTCGCCGTCGAAATACAGGACGAGACCGACCGCCTGACGGCGACCCCGGCATCGGCGTCCGCAGAAGAGCGCTGA
- a CDS encoding FadR/GntR family transcriptional regulator: MRSVSIAPHQPMPAAGTTSVTPPADPYRVGVADASTAGPETAVPPQHFAWDGPEPEPMRAGRKPGAGRGRGLHGQLVQQLGQMIVAGEVGVERPLVPEEIGQRFEVSRTVVRESLRVLEAKGLVSARPNVGTRVRPVSDWNLLDPDIIEWRACGPQRDAQRRELFELRWGIEPLAANMAACRNHPEVVRRLSEVVVIMQRSVAQPDPLTYSRADAEFHILLLQVAGNRMLEHLAGIVASALQISGGHAVGCEHLSESSVGLHTRLVEAVGAGDGEGAEAAMRSLLAVHPEVERMFPGPREG; encoded by the coding sequence ATGAGGAGCGTGAGTATCGCTCCCCACCAACCCATGCCCGCCGCAGGCACGACGTCCGTCACGCCCCCGGCCGACCCCTACCGAGTCGGCGTCGCGGATGCCTCGACCGCCGGTCCCGAGACGGCTGTTCCCCCGCAGCATTTCGCGTGGGACGGCCCCGAGCCGGAACCCATGCGTGCCGGCCGCAAGCCCGGCGCCGGCCGCGGTCGCGGCCTGCACGGGCAACTCGTCCAACAACTCGGCCAGATGATCGTCGCCGGTGAGGTCGGCGTGGAACGCCCGCTCGTCCCCGAGGAGATCGGCCAGCGCTTCGAGGTCTCGCGCACCGTCGTCCGCGAATCGCTGCGGGTGCTGGAGGCGAAGGGCCTGGTCAGCGCGCGTCCCAATGTCGGAACGCGGGTGCGTCCGGTCTCCGACTGGAATCTTCTCGACCCCGACATCATCGAGTGGCGCGCGTGCGGCCCTCAGCGCGACGCGCAGCGCCGCGAGCTCTTCGAACTACGGTGGGGGATCGAGCCATTGGCCGCGAATATGGCCGCCTGCCGCAACCACCCCGAGGTCGTACGACGGCTCTCCGAGGTCGTCGTCATCATGCAGCGCTCCGTGGCCCAGCCCGATCCGCTGACATACTCGCGCGCCGATGCCGAGTTCCACATCCTGCTGCTCCAGGTCGCGGGCAATCGCATGCTGGAGCACCTCGCGGGCATCGTCGCGTCGGCCCTGCAGATCTCCGGCGGCCACGCGGTCGGCTGCGAGCACCTGTCCGAGTCCTCCGTCGGGCTGCACACGCGGCTCGTCGAGGCGGTCGGGGCCGGAGACGGAGAGGGCGCCGAGGCGGCGATGCGTTCGCTCCTCGCCGTCCATCCCGAGGTCGAGCGCATGTTCCCGGGCCCGCGCGAGGGCTGA
- a CDS encoding RNA polymerase sigma factor, with translation MFVSASTSRSLPPEIAEFVNVKALIERGEAQGSIASDEIRQAFEADQIPATQWKNVLRSLNQVLDQEGVDIVVNAADSAGTKRTRKSVAAKSTAKRTSTKTVVSGTAARAAAPTAAAPAAAPEEAAEQPVKTAAKAPAKKAAAKKAAGEGPAKKAAAKKTAAKKAAPKDGEAELDAEELTDELEGPPAEPAAGGEPEDENQGFVLSDDDEDDAPAQQVAVAGATADPVKDYLKQIGKVPLLNAEQEVELAKRIEAGLFAEDKLNSGDKLTPKLKTELEIIAEDGRRAKNHLLEANLRLVVSLAKRYTGRGMLFLDLIQEGNLGLIRAVEKFDYTKGYKFSTYATWWIRQAITRAMADQARTIRIPVHMVEVINKLARVQRQMLQDLGREPTPEELAKELDMTPEKVIEVQKYGREPISLHTPLGEDGDSEFGDLIEDSEAVVPADAVSFTLLQEQLHSVLDTLSEREAGVVSMRFGLTDGQPKTLDEIGKVYGVTRERIRQIESKTMSKLRHPSRSQVLRDYLD, from the coding sequence TTGTTTGTGTCGGCCAGCACATCCCGTTCGCTCCCCCCCGAGATCGCCGAATTCGTCAACGTGAAGGCGTTGATCGAGCGGGGTGAGGCTCAGGGGTCCATCGCCAGCGACGAGATTCGCCAGGCGTTCGAGGCCGACCAGATCCCGGCCACCCAGTGGAAGAACGTCCTACGCAGCCTCAACCAGGTCCTTGACCAGGAGGGTGTGGACATCGTGGTTAACGCCGCCGATTCCGCCGGCACCAAGCGCACCCGGAAGAGCGTGGCGGCGAAGAGCACCGCCAAGCGCACGTCGACGAAGACCGTGGTCTCGGGCACCGCCGCACGTGCCGCGGCCCCCACGGCCGCCGCCCCCGCCGCGGCACCGGAAGAGGCCGCGGAGCAGCCGGTGAAGACGGCGGCCAAGGCGCCCGCCAAGAAGGCCGCCGCGAAGAAGGCCGCGGGCGAGGGGCCCGCCAAGAAGGCCGCCGCCAAGAAGACGGCCGCCAAGAAAGCCGCTCCCAAGGACGGCGAGGCCGAGCTCGACGCCGAGGAGCTGACCGACGAGCTGGAGGGCCCGCCCGCGGAGCCCGCGGCCGGCGGTGAGCCCGAGGACGAGAACCAGGGCTTCGTCCTGTCCGACGACGACGAAGACGACGCGCCGGCACAGCAGGTCGCCGTCGCGGGCGCCACCGCGGACCCGGTCAAGGACTACCTCAAGCAGATCGGCAAGGTGCCGCTCCTCAACGCCGAGCAAGAGGTCGAGCTCGCGAAGCGCATCGAGGCCGGCCTGTTCGCGGAGGACAAGCTCAACTCCGGCGACAAGCTCACGCCCAAGCTCAAGACCGAGCTGGAGATCATCGCCGAAGACGGCCGCCGCGCCAAGAACCACCTGCTGGAGGCCAACCTCCGCCTGGTCGTCTCGCTCGCCAAGCGCTACACCGGGCGCGGCATGCTCTTCCTGGACCTCATCCAGGAGGGCAACCTCGGCCTCATCCGCGCCGTCGAGAAGTTCGACTACACCAAGGGCTACAAGTTCTCGACGTACGCGACGTGGTGGATCCGCCAGGCCATCACCCGTGCGATGGCCGACCAGGCGCGGACGATCCGCATCCCCGTCCACATGGTCGAGGTCATCAACAAGCTCGCCCGCGTGCAGCGCCAGATGCTCCAGGACCTGGGCCGCGAGCCCACCCCGGAGGAGCTGGCCAAGGAACTCGACATGACCCCCGAGAAGGTCATCGAGGTCCAGAAGTACGGCCGCGAGCCCATCTCGCTGCACACCCCGCTCGGCGAGGACGGCGACAGCGAGTTCGGCGACCTGATCGAGGACTCGGAGGCCGTGGTCCCGGCCGACGCCGTGAGCTTCACGCTCCTCCAGGAGCAGCTGCACTCGGTGCTCGACACGCTGTCCGAGCGCGAGGCCGGCGTCGTGTCGATGCGCTTCGGCCTCACCGACGGCCAGCCGAAGACGCTGGACGAAATCGGCAAGGTGTACGGGGTCACCCGCGAGCGCATCCGCCAGATCGAGTCGAAGACCATGTCGAAGCTGCGCCACCCGTCGCGTTCGCAGGTCCTGCGCGACTACCTCGACTGA
- a CDS encoding fused DSP-PTPase phosphatase/NAD kinase-like protein, with the protein MASTPRCADSRGRADAGWRGPARPRRAHASPLPRRRGAVCADKGARLRTAPPGSPLRPSRGFALPRRFVTEPVTRAVLRRASPPCARVSRGDHVWRGSAPGDEGYRALASMGIRTIVDLRAEHRSTRGALARVAVRGAFALASRRVDGGGRCRQGEMRGRLLGLCPMVIRHLARAAARSSVRSLERTMRRVTGCMHGVIDVPCL; encoded by the coding sequence ATGGCGAGTACTCCACGGTGCGCGGATTCGCGCGGGAGGGCCGACGCGGGATGGCGGGGGCCGGCACGCCCGCGCCGAGCCCACGCTTCGCCCCTGCCGCGTCGACGGGGCGCGGTCTGCGCCGACAAGGGCGCACGTCTCCGCACAGCGCCCCCAGGCTCGCCACTGCGCCCGAGCCGTGGATTCGCGCTGCCGCGTCGCTTCGTGACCGAGCCTGTGACTCGCGCCGTGTTGAGGCGGGCCTCACCGCCTTGCGCCCGAGTTTCGCGTGGCGACCACGTGTGGCGCGGTTCGGCGCCCGGTGACGAGGGATACCGCGCCCTCGCGTCGATGGGCATCCGCACGATCGTCGACCTGCGCGCCGAGCACCGATCGACGCGTGGCGCCCTCGCGCGGGTGGCCGTTCGCGGCGCGTTCGCGCTTGCTTCCCGTCGCGTTGACGGCGGCGGTCGGTGCCGTCAGGGGGAGATGCGTGGGCGTTTGCTCGGACTGTGTCCGATGGTGATCCGGCACCTCGCGCGGGCCGCTGCTCGATCGTCTGTTCGTTCACTCGAACGAACGATGCGAAGAGTCACCGGTTGCATGCATGGCGTGATCGACGTTCCCTGTTTGTAG
- a CDS encoding ABC transporter ATP-binding protein: MIEAQELTRRYGNAVAVDDLSFVVKPGHITAFIGPNGAGKSTALRLMLQLERGGGRTLFCGRRYRELRHPAREVGAWLGATPACPTRRARTELRMLAVAHRIKRARVDEVLELVGLTPVAGSRVGTLSAGAVGRLGIAAALLGDPHTLVLDEPSAGQDPEGARWLPEFLRAFAKQGRTVLIAGHGLTELTDCADRVLAIARGRLVVDESAADFRARATNTQVSVRTPQVDRLAELLRAEGLVVQPRGGAFLAVTGADRARVGEIAFRGGVPIHELAQREASVADAFCAVAAEARAIAAQRAALADAAGKQPRRRMSRKSTVRYARPYLALADQDDYAATHGFDTGFEYDFDLGPDDARARRRARSPRDTVVLDRPLPGPAHAVPAGSVPVSGFPSPAAPRAHRTPEIDTESGHDAPHRRPRRRRWRSRPDATGQADRLGPRSTPAPLRNDASG, encoded by the coding sequence ATGATCGAGGCCCAGGAACTGACGCGCAGGTACGGCAACGCGGTCGCCGTCGACGATTTGTCGTTCGTCGTGAAGCCCGGTCACATCACCGCGTTCATCGGACCCAACGGTGCCGGCAAGTCCACCGCGCTGCGCCTCATGCTGCAACTCGAGCGCGGCGGCGGACGCACACTGTTCTGCGGCAGGCGCTACCGCGAACTCCGGCACCCCGCCCGCGAGGTCGGCGCCTGGCTCGGTGCCACCCCGGCCTGCCCGACCCGCCGCGCGCGCACCGAGTTGCGCATGCTCGCGGTGGCCCACCGGATCAAGCGGGCACGCGTCGACGAGGTGCTGGAGCTGGTCGGCCTCACCCCGGTCGCGGGCTCGCGGGTCGGCACGCTGTCCGCCGGGGCCGTCGGCCGGCTCGGCATCGCCGCCGCCCTTCTCGGCGACCCGCACACGCTGGTCCTCGACGAGCCGTCGGCCGGGCAGGACCCCGAAGGCGCGCGCTGGCTGCCCGAGTTCCTTCGGGCGTTCGCGAAGCAGGGGCGTACGGTCCTGATCGCCGGGCACGGCCTGACCGAGCTGACCGACTGCGCGGACCGCGTCCTGGCCATCGCCCGGGGGCGGCTGGTCGTCGACGAATCGGCCGCGGACTTCCGGGCGCGGGCCACCAACACCCAGGTGTCCGTGCGCACCCCCCAGGTGGACCGGCTGGCCGAGCTGCTGCGCGCGGAAGGGCTGGTCGTCCAACCGCGCGGTGGTGCCTTCCTGGCCGTGACCGGCGCCGACCGGGCGCGGGTGGGCGAAATCGCCTTCCGAGGCGGCGTGCCGATCCACGAACTCGCGCAACGCGAGGCGTCGGTCGCGGACGCCTTCTGCGCCGTCGCCGCCGAAGCCCGCGCCATCGCCGCCCAGCGCGCGGCACTCGCGGACGCGGCCGGGAAACAGCCCCGTCGGCGCATGTCCCGCAAATCCACCGTCCGGTACGCACGGCCCTACCTCGCGCTCGCCGACCAGGACGACTACGCCGCCACGCACGGTTTCGACACCGGCTTCGAGTACGACTTCGACCTGGGCCCGGACGACGCCCGGGCCCGCCGCCGCGCCCGGTCGCCCCGGGACACCGTCGTGCTCGACAGGCCGCTGCCGGGGCCCGCGCACGCCGTACCGGCCGGTTCCGTGCCGGTGTCCGGCTTCCCGAGCCCCGCGGCGCCGCGTGCGCACCGGACGCCGGAGATCGACACCGAGTCCGGCCACGACGCGCCCCACCGCCGTCCGAGGCGCCGCCGGTGGCGCTCCCGCCCGGACGCGACCGGCCAAGCCGACCGCCTCGGCCCGCGCTCAACCCCCGCACCGCTCCGGAACGACGCGAGCGGGTGA
- a CDS encoding hemerythrin domain-containing protein, whose amino-acid sequence MSAMNPAPIRPDAIGAAKNADASTLLRRGLSPAADADGVRMLRTGLRQLRAELREHVAAMEGPDGFYDEVRRDEPRLSGTVSRLRREHGRLNAMVDDLDRWMARGAADRAKLNAARPRVRELLEQWGSHRNRDHQLAYEAVSLDLGGED is encoded by the coding sequence ATGTCTGCGATGAATCCCGCCCCGATACGTCCGGACGCCATCGGCGCGGCCAAGAATGCCGACGCCTCGACCCTGTTGCGCCGGGGCCTGTCCCCCGCGGCGGACGCCGACGGCGTGCGCATGCTCCGCACCGGCCTCCGACAGCTGCGCGCCGAGTTGCGCGAGCATGTCGCCGCGATGGAGGGACCGGACGGCTTCTACGACGAAGTGCGGCGCGACGAGCCCCGATTGTCCGGCACCGTCTCGCGGCTGCGGCGCGAGCACGGGCGGTTGAACGCGATGGTGGACGACCTCGACCGGTGGATGGCACGCGGAGCCGCCGACCGGGCGAAGCTCAACGCCGCCCGCCCGCGCGTGCGTGAGCTGCTGGAGCAGTGGGGCAGCCATCGGAATCGGGACCACCAACTGGCTTACGAGGCCGTGTCGTTGGATCTCGGCGGCGAGGACTGA
- a CDS encoding DNA gyrase/topoisomerase IV subunit B — protein MTAQTTAQSTALLAGEPDQSNYTARHLLVLEGLEAVRKRPGMYIGSTDSRGLMHCLWEIIDNSVDEALAGYGTRIDVVLHNDGSVEVRDTGRGIPVDVEPKTGLSGVEVVMTKLHAGGKFGGGSYAASGGLHGVGASVVNALSARLDVEVDRAGSTHSVSFRRGTPGQFTGDGPDAAFSAGGGLRKTGKVPRARSGTRVRYWADRQIFLKEARLDVELLHNRARQTAFLVPGLTLVVRDERNSEAVDEQTFHYSGGISEFCEFLAPDRPICDVIRISGDGTFKETVPVLDDQGHMVPTEVRRELGVDIALRWGTGYDTSVRSFVNIIATPKGGTHVAGFEQALRKTVNDALRSAKLLRVSEDDIAKDDALEGLTAVVTVRLAEPQFEGQTKEVLGTSAASRIVAAVVARELKAFLTTNARTHKAQARAVLEKVVSAARTRIAARQHKDAQRRKTALETSALPAKLADCRSDDVDRSELFIVEGDSALGTAKLARDSEYQALLPIRGKILNVQKASVTDMLKNTECAAIIQVIGAGSGRTFDIDQARYGKIIFMADADVDGSHIRCLLLTLFQRYMRPMVEAGRVFAAVPPLHRIEIANPKRGQEKYHYTYSDNEMKQTLLEFQRKGTRFKEPVQRYKGLGEMDADQLAETTMDPRRRTLRRINLGDLEAAERVFDLLMGNEVAPRKEFITNSAALLDRSRIDT, from the coding sequence GTGACCGCCCAGACGACTGCGCAGTCCACAGCGCTTCTGGCGGGCGAGCCCGACCAATCGAACTACACGGCACGGCACCTTCTTGTCCTCGAAGGACTCGAAGCGGTGCGCAAGCGGCCCGGCATGTACATCGGTTCCACCGACAGCCGCGGCCTCATGCACTGCCTGTGGGAGATCATCGACAACTCGGTCGACGAGGCGCTCGCCGGCTACGGGACCCGCATTGACGTGGTCCTTCACAACGACGGATCGGTTGAGGTGCGCGACACCGGGCGGGGTATCCCGGTCGATGTCGAGCCCAAGACGGGGCTGTCCGGCGTCGAGGTCGTGATGACCAAGCTGCACGCCGGCGGCAAGTTCGGCGGCGGCTCGTACGCGGCGTCCGGCGGCCTCCACGGCGTCGGCGCCTCGGTGGTGAACGCGCTCTCGGCGCGTCTCGACGTCGAGGTGGACCGCGCCGGATCGACACACAGCGTGAGCTTCCGGCGGGGGACACCGGGGCAGTTCACGGGTGACGGACCGGACGCCGCGTTCAGTGCCGGAGGCGGTCTGCGCAAGACCGGCAAGGTCCCGCGCGCCCGGAGCGGCACACGTGTGCGCTACTGGGCGGACCGCCAGATCTTCCTCAAGGAAGCCCGTCTCGATGTCGAGTTGCTGCACAATCGGGCGCGCCAAACTGCATTTCTCGTTCCGGGACTGACCCTCGTTGTTCGCGATGAGCGAAATTCCGAGGCGGTCGACGAGCAGACCTTCCACTACTCCGGCGGCATCAGCGAGTTCTGTGAATTCCTCGCCCCGGACCGGCCGATTTGCGACGTTATCCGCATCAGCGGCGACGGCACCTTCAAGGAGACCGTGCCGGTTCTCGACGATCAGGGCCATATGGTCCCGACCGAGGTGCGGCGGGAACTCGGCGTCGACATCGCGTTGCGGTGGGGAACCGGATACGACACTTCCGTCCGCTCGTTCGTCAACATCATCGCCACGCCCAAGGGCGGCACGCACGTGGCCGGCTTCGAGCAGGCGCTGCGCAAGACGGTCAACGACGCGCTGCGGAGCGCGAAGCTGCTGCGGGTGTCCGAGGACGACATCGCCAAGGACGACGCGCTGGAAGGGCTGACCGCCGTGGTCACCGTCCGGCTCGCCGAGCCGCAGTTCGAGGGGCAGACCAAGGAGGTCCTGGGGACGTCCGCGGCCTCGCGGATCGTGGCGGCCGTCGTCGCGCGCGAGCTGAAGGCGTTCCTGACCACCAACGCCCGTACCCACAAGGCGCAGGCGCGTGCCGTGCTGGAGAAGGTCGTCTCGGCGGCCCGCACCCGGATCGCCGCGCGCCAGCACAAGGACGCACAGCGCCGCAAGACCGCGCTGGAGACGTCGGCGCTGCCCGCCAAGCTGGCGGACTGCCGCAGCGACGACGTGGACCGCAGCGAGCTGTTCATCGTCGAGGGCGACTCGGCGCTCGGCACGGCCAAGCTCGCCCGTGACTCGGAGTACCAGGCGCTGCTGCCGATCCGGGGCAAGATCCTCAACGTCCAGAAGGCCTCGGTCACGGACATGCTCAAGAACACCGAGTGTGCCGCGATCATCCAGGTCATAGGAGCGGGGTCGGGCCGCACGTTCGACATCGACCAGGCGCGCTACGGCAAGATCATCTTCATGGCGGACGCCGACGTCGACGGCTCGCACATCCGCTGCCTGCTGCTGACCCTCTTCCAGCGCTACATGCGCCCGATGGTCGAGGCGGGCCGGGTCTTCGCCGCCGTGCCGCCGCTGCACCGCATCGAGATCGCCAACCCCAAGCGCGGGCAGGAGAAGTACCACTACACCTACTCCGACAACGAGATGAAGCAGACGCTGTTGGAGTTCCAGCGCAAGGGGACGCGCTTCAAGGAGCCCGTGCAGCGCTACAAGGGCCTCGGCGAGATGGACGCCGATCAGCTCGCGGAGACCACGATGGACCCGAGGCGGCGCACGCTCCGCCGCATCAATCTCGGCGATCTCGAAGCCGCGGAGCGGGTGTTCGACCTGCTGATGGGCAACGAGGTCGCGCCGCGCAAGGAGTTCATCACCAACTCGGCCGCGCTGCTGGATCGTTCGCGGATCGACACCTGA
- a CDS encoding NUDIX hydrolase yields MSPSDVSQFPPFGVTVDLVVLTVRDHTLNALTIRRGEPPFAGQWALPGGFVRPDEGLEAAAARELAEETGLDQLPVHLEQLATFGDPGRDPRMRVVSVAYLVLAPDLPAPRPGGDAAGARWAPAADLADGSRLAFDHPRILDEGVERARAKIEYSSLAAAFCPEEFTVGELRRVYEAVWGVALDPRNFHRKVTGTPDFLVPTGGTTTRQGGRPAQLFRRGSAEKLNPPMLRPEA; encoded by the coding sequence ATGTCGCCCTCCGACGTCTCGCAGTTCCCGCCCTTCGGGGTCACCGTCGACCTGGTCGTGCTCACCGTAAGGGACCACACACTCAACGCACTCACGATCCGGCGCGGTGAGCCTCCCTTCGCGGGCCAGTGGGCCCTGCCCGGGGGGTTCGTCCGCCCGGACGAGGGGTTGGAGGCAGCCGCCGCGCGGGAGCTGGCCGAGGAGACCGGGCTCGACCAACTCCCGGTCCATCTGGAGCAGTTGGCGACATTCGGTGATCCGGGGCGCGATCCGAGGATGCGGGTGGTGAGCGTCGCGTACCTGGTCCTCGCCCCCGACCTGCCCGCGCCCCGCCCCGGCGGCGACGCGGCGGGCGCCCGGTGGGCGCCGGCCGCCGACCTCGCCGACGGCTCGCGGCTCGCGTTCGACCACCCGCGCATCCTGGACGAGGGCGTGGAACGCGCCCGCGCCAAGATCGAGTACTCGTCGCTCGCCGCCGCCTTCTGCCCGGAGGAGTTCACCGTGGGGGAGCTGCGCCGGGTCTACGAGGCGGTCTGGGGCGTCGCCCTCGATCCCCGGAATTTCCACCGCAAAGTCACCGGGACCCCGGATTTCCTCGTGCCCACGGGCGGGACGACCACCCGTCAGGGCGGACGCCCCGCACAACTGTTCCGCCGAGGCTCTGCCGAGAAGCTGAACCCGCCCATGCTCCGCCCGGAGGCCTGA